The window ACACGACGGAGTACGGGCGCTGGCGAACCTTCTCGGTCAACTGCCCGCCCTCCTCGTAGCCGACGTAGCCTGGAGGCGCACCGAGCAGGCGGGAGACACTGTACTTCTCCATGTACTCGCTCATATCGATGCGAATCAGGGCGTCCTGGCTGCCGAAGAGGAACTCGGCCAGGGTCTTTGCCAACTCGGTCTTGCCGACGCCGGTCGGGCCGAGGAACAGGAACGAGCCGGTGGGGCGCGCCGGATCCTTGAGGCCGGAACGCGAACGGCGGATCGCCTTGCTGATCGTTTCGATCGCTTCGCGCTGCGAGACAACGCGACGGGCCAGATGATCCTCCATGCGCAGCAGCTTCTCGGTCTCCTCTTCCTTGAGGCTGACGAGCGGCACGCCGGTCCACTTCGAGATAATGTAGGCAACGTCCTCGCCGGAAATCGTGTGCAACGATTCCGTGTCGGTCTTGCGCTTGTGCCAGGCTTCGATCTGCTCTTCCTTCTGCGCCATCAGTTCGTCGCGCTTCGTCTTGATCTCGGCGCACTTCTCGAACTCCTGGCGATTCTTTGCTTCGCGCAGAGCTTCTTCCTGGTCGGAGATTTCCTTTTCAAGTTCCTTGATCTCGGTCGGCTTCGTGTTCGCCATGAGGCGGGCACGGGATCCGGCCTCGTCGATCACGTCGATGGCCTTATCGGGCAGATGGCGATCGGTGACGTAACGCTCGGACAGCGTCACGGCCGCGTCGACCGCTTGATCGCTGATGATCACGTTGTGGTGGCTCTCATACCGCGGACGCAGACCCTTGAGAATATCCACCGCCTGGTCCGTGCTCGGCGGATTGATGACGATGCTCTGGAAGCGACGCTCCAGCGCGCCGTCCTTCTCGATGTACTTGCGGTACTCTTCGAGCGTCGTGGCGCCGATGCACTGGATCTCGCCGCGGCTCAGGGCCGGCTTCAGCATGTTGCTGGCATCGATCGCGCCTTCAGCGGCGCCGGCGCCGACCAACGTATGCAATTCGTCGATGAAGATCAGCACGTCCTGGCTGCGCTGGATCTCCTGCATGATCGCCTTCAGGCGCTCCTCGAACTGGCCACGGTACTTGGTACCGGCCACGATCGCCGCAAGGTCCAACGAAAGCAGGCGCTTGTTCACAAGGAGGTCCGGAATGTCGCCGGCTACGATGCGCTGTGCCAGGCCTTCGACGATGGCTGTCTTGCCAACGCCGGGCTCGCCGAGCAGGATCGGGTTATTCTTCGTCCGGCGGCACAGCACCTGAAGAATGCGCTCGATCTCATCTTCGCGGCCAATCACCGGGTCCAGTTTGCCTTCACGGCCCAACTGGGTCAGATCGCGACCGAACGTGTCGAGAGCCGGCGTCTTGGACTTCTCGGTGCCCTCGCCGCCTGCGGCCTTGCCGGAAGACGGAGCGGTGCCGGTCGATGGCGCGTTGCCCTCGATCAGGTTCAGCACCTCGCGCTTGACCTTGTTGAAGTCCACATTGAATTGGCGCAGGCATCGCGCCGCCAACGTGTTCTCTTCCTTGATCAAGGCAAGGAGCAGATGCTCCGTTCCGATCCAGTTATGCTTCAACTGCTTCGCAATGTTACGCGCAGATTCGATGACCTTCTTGGCCTCAACGTTCTGCGGGAAGATGCCGACGGTTGGGCCCTTGCCCACTTCGAGCATGCGCTCGAGTTCCATCTTCACGTCTTCCAGATCGACGTTCAGGTTATGCAGCGTCTGCACCGCCAATCCCTCGGCTTTGCGGATGATGCCAAGGAGGAAGTGCTCCGGGCCGATGTAATCATGACCCAGGCGACCCGCTTCGTTGCGGGACTGGCGCATGACTTCTTTCCAGCCTGGGGTGAATGGGGTGTCATTGATCGGCATTAGTACTGTCCTCCTGAGAAATCCGCTGTGTCGGGGTGTGTGGCGATGCGGCTTCTGCGGACTCCTCGTTCTTTTCTGAGATTATCCTGGGGCAGATGAAGCCGCCTGTCAATGTATCGGGGACAACAACTCTCGTGCCACAACAGGCTGGTTCCCCAGATTTCTTCGTTCAGTTCTTCTCTACGGCGCTGCGAATTCGCTCGCGCAACAGGTTTGCACGCGCTTCATCGCGAGACGTTGTCGCTCCCCATCCATCCTTCTGTCGCTCCAGAT of the bacterium genome contains:
- a CDS encoding ATP-dependent Clp protease ATP-binding subunit, producing the protein MPINDTPFTPGWKEVMRQSRNEAGRLGHDYIGPEHFLLGIIRKAEGLAVQTLHNLNVDLEDVKMELERMLEVGKGPTVGIFPQNVEAKKVIESARNIAKQLKHNWIGTEHLLLALIKEENTLAARCLRQFNVDFNKVKREVLNLIEGNAPSTGTAPSSGKAAGGEGTEKSKTPALDTFGRDLTQLGREGKLDPVIGREDEIERILQVLCRRTKNNPILLGEPGVGKTAIVEGLAQRIVAGDIPDLLVNKRLLSLDLAAIVAGTKYRGQFEERLKAIMQEIQRSQDVLIFIDELHTLVGAGAAEGAIDASNMLKPALSRGEIQCIGATTLEEYRKYIEKDGALERRFQSIVINPPSTDQAVDILKGLRPRYESHHNVIISDQAVDAAVTLSERYVTDRHLPDKAIDVIDEAGSRARLMANTKPTEIKELEKEISDQEEALREAKNRQEFEKCAEIKTKRDELMAQKEEQIEAWHKRKTDTESLHTISGEDVAYIISKWTGVPLVSLKEEETEKLLRMEDHLARRVVSQREAIETISKAIRRSRSGLKDPARPTGSFLFLGPTGVGKTELAKTLAEFLFGSQDALIRIDMSEYMEKYSVSRLLGAPPGYVGYEEGGQLTEKVRQRPYSVVLLDEIEKAHPDVFSLLLQVFDDGRLTDSWGHVVDFRNTIIILTSNVGTRRIRQGGTVGFQAQSDEIDYKAMRERVMQEVKKVFNPEFLNRLDEMVVFHSLTRDDIDHIVDIMMERLNKRLTEKKITLTLADDARALLVEKGHDPEYGARPLRRVIQNMVEDPLSTMMISAEIGEGAEIVGHLAEDSESLRFEITKPDESKEEEPALSGTT